From the Pyrinomonadaceae bacterium genome, one window contains:
- a CDS encoding ATP-dependent Clp protease ATP-binding subunit, whose amino-acid sequence MFERYTEKARRVIFFARYEASQFGAPAIEPEHLLLGLMREDKTLTGRFFPRAQITIEAIRREIEGRTLLRERIPTSVELPLAPETKRVLHYSHEESDRLQHRHIGTEHLLLGLLREERSMAAQILFERGLRLNAVRDEIARQSGADARHRKDIPHLLEFSRDLTEDASNDRLDPLIGREPEIERVVQILCRRTKNNPVLIGEPGVGKTAIVEGLAQRIVRGEVPSFLENKRILSLDISLIVAGTKYRGQFEERLKQIMRELIDNPQYIVFIDELHTLVGAGSAEGSLDAANILKPALSRGEIQCIGATTPAEFRKSIERDRSLERRFQAVKVAPPSEVEAIEILSGVRERYESFHQVHYADDALAAAVIQSSRYIPDRFLPDKAIDVIDEAGARVKLRVRAEQGSIDALTASLTEWERATYGRAQAPIEEEDPIVVGEVTRGDVEEVIARWTGIPITSLKEGESKKLLRIEIELHKRVVSQRPAISALARAIRRSRAGLKNPHRPVGSFLFLGPTGVGKTEVARSLAQFLFGSERAMIRFDMSEFMEKHSVSKLIGSPPGYVGHEEGGQLTERVKRSPYAVLLFDEIEKAHTDIFNILLQVFEDGILTDALGNTVDFKNTIIIMTSNIGARFIQKRASLGFQGTADMSRTKMEEMVMSSVRQTFNPEFINRLDEIIVFDELGDPDLLDVLQLQVDQINRTMTNHGFIVRLADDAKRWILDKTCADRSYGARPLRRALQKYVEDPLSEALIQGQLGEASLVEMYVESGELGFRSIMIDENGVEQPSDLLLTQ is encoded by the coding sequence ATGTTCGAACGCTACACAGAAAAAGCGCGACGGGTAATTTTTTTCGCTCGCTACGAAGCGTCGCAATTCGGCGCGCCCGCGATTGAGCCGGAGCATCTGCTGCTCGGCCTGATGCGCGAGGACAAGACGCTCACCGGGCGCTTCTTCCCGCGCGCGCAGATCACCATCGAAGCAATCCGCCGGGAGATTGAAGGCCGCACGTTGCTGCGCGAACGGATTCCAACTTCCGTCGAATTACCTTTGGCGCCGGAAACGAAGCGTGTGCTGCATTACTCGCATGAGGAATCTGATCGCCTGCAGCACCGGCACATCGGCACAGAGCATTTGCTGCTCGGACTTTTGCGTGAAGAACGTTCGATGGCGGCGCAGATTCTATTCGAGCGCGGCTTGCGCCTGAACGCGGTGCGCGACGAGATCGCGCGACAGAGCGGCGCCGACGCGCGTCATCGCAAAGACATTCCGCACCTGCTCGAGTTTTCGCGCGATCTGACGGAAGACGCTTCCAACGATCGCCTCGATCCGTTGATCGGCCGTGAGCCCGAGATCGAACGAGTGGTGCAAATTCTTTGCCGGCGCACCAAGAATAACCCGGTTCTGATCGGCGAACCTGGCGTCGGCAAAACTGCAATCGTCGAAGGCCTCGCGCAGCGCATCGTGCGCGGCGAGGTGCCATCGTTCCTCGAGAACAAACGCATTCTCTCGCTCGACATCAGTTTGATCGTCGCGGGTACGAAGTATCGGGGTCAGTTCGAAGAGCGGCTCAAGCAAATCATGCGCGAGTTGATCGACAATCCGCAGTACATCGTGTTCATCGACGAGCTGCATACTTTGGTGGGCGCGGGCTCGGCGGAAGGGTCGCTTGATGCGGCGAATATCCTGAAGCCGGCGCTCTCGCGCGGCGAGATTCAGTGCATCGGCGCCACCACACCGGCGGAGTTTCGCAAATCGATCGAACGCGACCGCTCGCTGGAACGACGCTTTCAGGCCGTCAAGGTTGCACCGCCATCCGAGGTTGAAGCGATCGAGATTTTGTCCGGCGTGCGCGAGCGCTACGAGAGTTTTCACCAGGTGCATTACGCCGATGATGCGCTGGCCGCCGCTGTGATCCAGTCAAGCCGCTATATTCCCGATCGTTTCCTGCCGGATAAGGCTATCGACGTGATCGACGAAGCGGGAGCGCGAGTGAAGCTGCGCGTGCGCGCTGAGCAGGGAAGCATCGATGCGTTGACTGCGTCGTTAACCGAATGGGAGCGCGCTACCTACGGCCGCGCGCAAGCGCCCATCGAAGAAGAAGATCCCATCGTGGTAGGCGAGGTGACGCGCGGCGACGTTGAAGAGGTGATTGCGCGGTGGACCGGCATCCCCATCACGTCGCTGAAAGAGGGCGAGTCAAAGAAACTTCTTCGCATCGAAATCGAGTTGCACAAACGCGTCGTTTCACAGCGCCCGGCAATCTCGGCGCTCGCGCGCGCCATTCGACGCTCGCGCGCAGGCTTGAAGAACCCGCACCGGCCCGTCGGGTCGTTCCTGTTTCTGGGGCCCACGGGCGTCGGCAAGACGGAAGTGGCCCGGTCACTCGCGCAGTTTCTGTTCGGCAGCGAGCGCGCGATGATTCGCTTCGACATGTCCGAGTTCATGGAGAAGCATTCTGTCTCCAAATTAATCGGCTCTCCGCCGGGTTACGTCGGGCATGAAGAAGGCGGGCAACTGACGGAACGCGTGAAGCGCTCGCCCTATGCCGTGTTGCTGTTCGATGAAATCGAAAAGGCGCACACGGACATCTTCAACATTTTGCTCCAGGTCTTTGAAGACGGAATCCTGACCGACGCGCTCGGCAACACCGTTGATTTCAAGAACACCATCATCATCATGACGTCGAACATCGGCGCGCGCTTCATTCAGAAGAGAGCATCGCTCGGTTTCCAGGGGACCGCCGACATGTCGAGGACGAAGATGGAAGAAATGGTGATGAGTTCGGTGCGCCAGACCTTCAATCCTGAGTTCATCAACCGGCTCGACGAGATTATTGTGTTCGACGAACTCGGCGATCCGGATCTGCTCGACGTGTTGCAGCTGCAAGTGGATCAGATTAACCGGACGATGACGAATCACGGCTTTATCGTTCGCCTGGCTGACGATGCGAAGCGCTGGATACTCGACAAGACCTGCGCCGATCGCTCATACGGCGCGCGCCCGCTCCGCCGCGCGCTGCAGAAATACGTCGAAGATCCGCTTTCGGAAGCCTTGATTCAGGGCCAGCTCGGAGAGGCGTCGCTGGTGGAAATGTATGTTGAGAGTGGCGAACTCGGCTTTCGCTCGATCATGATCGATGAAAACGGAGTCGAGCAGCCCAGCGATTTGCTGCTGACGCAGTAA